One window from the genome of Nicotiana sylvestris chromosome 9, ASM39365v2, whole genome shotgun sequence encodes:
- the LOC104250057 gene encoding uncharacterized protein → MVEVEASPPDLNNETSPPHHTITMLPGERDYAMGKRKEQDIGEPEGSRKKKKKQVANPRPACSWVHFSRDFIKEYSATHPESSGLKAATKAASDAWKLMSPEEKAKYTTRAREVWDKYLSSTPARPPKPRRQTKLVTRCSPGRLLNVLQRLTPDQKEAVKSMGFGSILGLRCRTLRRSLCLWLLERFNTVRRSLEICGERIPLTPRDVELVMGLPASGKDVVNSGSDELILELRKKYNATNRGISVRLLEERLAAPEAGEDFKRSFVLYVMGTLVCPTARLDVSPSFLHFLTNMDVLHQYNWGKFLLDRLVREISRFRQGKQRAVGGCLLFLQLFYYESVAVGAAYESAPVAFPCLFSWGEEEISEREKQEKELGGYGSGEVVCKERGLGMGSFGYKAQTDCMPLRAVEQVQELSHAQDMEDQEDEDTFIEQEHAHTYSIQRNDVCAEVNVVADSGPVPCANMNYGCTETVDYTNKRDHEEACPYAPCPCPLQNCNVVDSPNLLSIHFTSKHWDSGRRFKYDCPLRVSLSKKETFLVLQAAKDGVLFLLTKGTQSIGHTIVITCIGPSSSKECFLYDVVSERGSSSLRLKSFTRSLPGRIEGLPPMDFLLIPFAHLGSSGQLDLEVCIWSSTEPGSEGA, encoded by the exons ATGGTCGAGGTTGAGGCTTCTCCACCTGATCTCAACAACGAAACCTCTCCTCCTCACCACACAATTACAATG CTGCCTGGTGAAAGAGATTATGCAATGGGAAAGAGGAAGGAGCAGGATATTGGTGAACCTGAAGGGagcagaaaaaagaagaaaaagcaaGTTGCCAATCCTCGTCCTGCCTGTTCTTGGGTGCACTTCAG CCGTGACTTTATTAAAGAGTATAGTGCTACACATCCTGAATCTTCAGGCCTGAAAGCT GCCACAAAGGCAGCCTCAGATGCATGGAAGCTGATGAGTCCTGAAGAAAAGGCAAAGTACACTACTCGTGCCCGTGAAGTGTGGGATAAGTACCTGAGCTCGACACCAGCCCGCCCTCCTAAGCCAAGAAGACAG ACCAAACTAGTTACGAGGTGCTCCCCGGGCCGCTTGCTAAATGTCTTGCAACGGCTCACGCCGGACCAGAAGGAGGCCGTAAAGAGCATGGGCTTTGGTAGCATCCTTGGCCTCAGATGTCGAACTCTTCGAAGAAGCTTGTGTCTTTGGCTATTGGAAAGGTTCAATACTGTAAGACGCAGCTTGGAAATCTGTGGTGAGAGGATACCTTTAACTCCAAGAGATGTGGAACTTGTAATGGGCTTGCCTGCTAGTGGGAAAGATGTGGTGAACTCAGGGTCTGACGAATTAATTCTAGAATTGCGTAAGAAATACAATGCGACCAATCGTGGGATTTCTGTCCGTCTTCTGGAGGAACGACTTGCAGCTCCGGAAGCTGGGGAGGATTTCAAAAGGTCATTTGTGCTTTATGTAATGGGCACTCTCGTGTGCCCAACTGCAAGGCTGGACGTAAGCCCCTCTTTCCTCCACTTTTTGACAAATATGGATGTACTCCATCAGTATAACTGGGGCAAGTTCTTGCTTGACCGGCTAGTACGGGAGATATCTCGCTTTCGTCAAGGGAAGCAACGGGCAGTTGGGGGCTGTCTTTTGTTCCTCCAG CTATTTTACTATGAGAGTGTTGCTGTTGGAGCAGCGTATGAATCGGCCCCTGTAGCTTTTCCTTGCTTATTTTCGTGGGGTGAGGAGGAGATTAGTGAGAGAGAAAAGCAAGAGAAGGAACTTGGTGGTTATGGCTCAGGGGAG GTAGTGTGCAAGGAGAGAGGACTTGGGATGGGGTCATTTGGATACAAAGCCCAAACTGATTGTATGCCATTGAGAGCAGTGGAACAAGTACAAGAGCTTTCTCATGCACAG GACATGGAAGATCAAGAAGATGAGGATACCTTCATAGAACAG GAACATGCGCACACATATAGCATCCAGAGGAATGACGTCTGTGCGGAGGTTAATGTAGTTGCTGATTCAGGCCCAGTACCTTGTGCAAATATGAACTATGGATGCACAGAAACTGTTGATTACACAAATAAAAGAGATCATGAGGAGGCCTGCCCCTATGCACCATGCCCGTGCCCTCTCCAGAACTGTAATGTTGTTGATTCCCCCAATTTACTCTCAATACATTTTACCAGTAAGCACTGGGATTCTGGGAGACGCTTCAAGTATGATTGCCCATTGCGTGTCTCGTTGAGCAAGAAAGAAACTTTCCTTGTTTTACAAGCAGCAAAGGATGGGGTCCTCTTTCTTCTTACTAAGGGAACACAAAGTATAGGGCATACGATTGTGATTACTTGTATTGGTCCAAGCTCATCAAAGGAATGCTTCTTGTATGATGTTGTATCAGAAAGAGGAAGCAGCTCTCTGAGATTGAAATCATTCACTCGTAGTCTTCCAGGTAGGATTGAAGGTTTACCTCCAATGGATTTCCTTCTGATTCCTTTTGCTCATCTGGGTTCATCTGGGCAGCTAGATTTAGAGGTTTGTATATGGAGCTCGACAGAGCCTGGATCAGAGGGAGCATGA